ATCCTACGTGTATGTTGCTGGGTCGATGGAACCAGGGTTTGCTAAAACTGTGGAAAGGTATAACCCAAACTTGAATACCTGGGAACACGTTTGTAGTCTGATGACAAGGAAGCATTCTTTTGGACTAACAGAAGTCAAAGGGAAGCTATACAGCATTGGAGGACATGGCAACTTCAGTCCTGGTTTTAAAGATGTGACTGTTTATAATCCCGAGCTTGATAAATGGCACAACTTGGAATCAGCACCAAAGATTCTTCGAGATGTTAAAGCACTAGCCATTGAAGACCGGTTTGTGTACATCGCTGCCCGCACTCCTGTGGACCGGGACACTGAAGATGGATTAAAGGCTGTCATCACTTGTTATGATACGGAGACTCGACAGTGGCAAGATGTGGAATCTTTGCCACTTATTGACAATTACTGCTTTTTCCAAATGTCTGTGGTCAATTCAAACTTTTATCAGACAGCCTCATGCTGTCCCAAGAGTTATTCTTTAGAAAATGAAGAGGCAGTAAGAAAAATTGCCAGCCAGGTTTCCGATGAGATCCTTGAAAGCTTACCTCCAGAAGTCCTAAGCATCGAAGGAGCGGCCATTTGCTATTACAAAGATGACGTTTTCATTATTGGAGGCTGGAAAAACAGTGATGATATTGACAAACAGTATCGGAAAGAAGCTTACAGATATTGTGCCGAGAGAAAGAGGTGGATGCTTCTTCCTCCCATGCCACAGCCTCGTTGTAGAGCCACTGCCTGCCATGTGAGAATCCCATACCGGTACTTGCATGGCACTCAGAGATATCCTATGCCTCAGAACTTAATGTGGCAGAAGGACCGGATCAGACAGATGCAAGAAATACATCGACACGCCCTAAACATGCGACGAGTGCCAAGCTCTCAGATAGAATGCTAGGTTCTCTGATACGTACAGCTCAAAACAGTTACACCTGTTCATGAGGCTGAAGATACCCAGACTGTTACTTGAAAAGTCTGTCAATAACTTATGTTCTACACGAACTGATTATCGCCCCATATAAAGGAAATATAGTCAAAAACTGAAGAATGGGAAGATCAATTCAATACATggtaatttttgttagtttgcaGTCTTTATCCATCtttggtttgtgtgtgtattaGCTGAATAAGATCTTACTAAAGATAAGTGGAAAAACCAGGTGTGGTTACTTGACTGTCTGCCCGCAGGTTTTAACTCCTTTGTCTTAGGGTCTTATGTTTTGAACATGCTTTAAGCACCAGTTATATTTGCACATTTACTTTGataatctttttcattcttttcccgaATGGTTGGTTTTGACAAGATCAGAATTTATGCATTGAGCCGTCATCTACAGGAGGTATGTGCAATAGTGAGATTgaaatttgaaggaaaaagcaCAATATTTCAGCGAGGTGATTTCAGAATGTTTGCATTGatacttttttatatttgtttatctaCAAATGCTGTCTTGTTTATTTCTAGAAGAGATGATTGATAAGAAATTTGTGATTGGCTCATGcattttttgagtatttttcatttctttagcaACTGTGTTGTAAACTTCAAGTCATCGCTCTGAGACAGTGGTAGTTGGCAAGAGTACTGATCTTTAGCTGACTGATTGAATACAGAGGAAGTTATATCTGtgaaatttatttctctaagaAGAAAAGTATTATTAGTCTAGAGTAAGAAATCAAAGGCACCGAAAAATTTAAAAACGCTTTTTTCGGAAGTTGCAAGCTTATTTGAAGATAAATTAATGAGTGTAAATAATGCCAAGGACAGTCGACACAATGCctccaatttttaattttgctgtgatGCATATTGTATGGAATCCTTACCATTCCTTTCTAAAAGAAACTTTTTTCAAAATGGGAAGGCAGTAACAATTTAGAGAAATGTTGCTAAAGAGAAGCCTTATTATTTCTCAGCCTGGATTATTACAATGTTTTATCCAGTTGCCCTAGACTTTCATTGGAACTTTGCCTGAGCCTAGAATACTACATTTGGGCGCATaattatggcttttaaaaatttatccctgtggttatcttttatttatttttatgcattcttCTGATATTCTTATCTGCGCCCAGGCTTTATGCAAATTAGCACTTAGGTTGACTTTTAGCACTCAGTTAACATAAGGGACTCCTGCTCTAACGGTTTGAAGTGTGGGTCCAGtatacttttcttgtttctttcagaATGTCTCTACCTTCTTAGACATTCTGGAATACCATTCTAGAAGGTGAATTCCAagtacagtgattttttttttttcccctagtccATTATAGTTAATCTTATTAGTTGGATCaaacatcaaaaggaaaaaaagcacaaccAGGAATTTTGGCTCTCAAGTGTGCTGTGAGACTATTGATGTTTAGCCCTCAGACTCTATACTAAGAACTTAACTGAAATTTCTGAATTGGTATCCCTGCCTAGGACAAAGTTTTTCAATAATGTGTTGGAAATCTGCTTTAAAACCATTTAATTTAGGCTGGGGTAGGGATGGGAGACTGCAAgtctagcggccatggctcacgggcacagccgctccgcggcacgtgggaccttcccggaccggggcacaaacccgtgtcccctgcatcggcaggcggactctcaaccactgcgccaccagggaagccctgcaagtcTATTTCTATATGAGGATGTATTATCCTACCCCACCTCTACTGGtttcttaatttccatttatttgtagttattttaataaaagctatttGGATTCTGAGAAGTGCTAAGTAGTTGTGAGAGGTCTATGCAAGTAAGACAGAAAAGCTTATTGAATGAAGTTCTCATTTCTCTCTGACAGACTGTGCTAGCAAACTGCCTTTTCTTGGTGCTGTTGAAATAATTCAGTAGCTCACTAAGGTGCCGGTTTCTCTCCAGAAGGGTGTAAGGTTtttgattgcctttttttttttttgtctcagagTTGTCTTCTGAGACAGTCATTACCAAGTTATTTgtagggttgtctttttttcgcATGATGTGGCGGAAGTCGTAACATAAGATTTAGGTATAATCTGGTTTTGAAAACGTGATTGAAACTGTTGTTTTTTAACTCGGCAGGCAGCCTAGGCCTTGGCTGGAAAGAGAGGGTAAGTCCTTCCTTCCTTGCATGATGATGTGTGCAGGGTTCCTGACTTCTGAATTCCTAATTTTCATATTTGAATTCACATGTGTGATTTCACATCAGTAACTTGTGTTTCTGAAATATCCTAACTAACTtgttaataaggaaagaaaccaGATTTGCTTAAATCTGTTCAAGGCTGACATTCTGAAATTCTAAACTGGAAATAACTTCCTGCAGTATTTGGAAAGGTTCTGATTATGATGACCAGCCTAAAATGGCTCTTTGGGAaagaaatttcctttttgatgaAAACTTAAAGATTGTGTTTGATAACttaagaagttaaaaatacaGCTTTAAAAAGACAGCTTAATATGTATTCAAGCAAaccttttttgcttttgtttttgttttgtagaaggaaaagagaggaattgATTATACCAAAAAGTAATAAGTCTATGAGTGAGGCTGCCTCTATCTTAGAAGGGATATCCTTTAACTATACCTACCCCACcacggtttaaaaaaaaaaaatcagtgtatatATTGAGAATGTCAGTCATGAGCTTAGTGTTTAAGTAACACATCTCACTTGCAGTTGTTTGCATGATTAGTCTCTTGTATCTTGATACCCAACTTTGCTTTTGCTGTGCCAATTCAAAACtactttgctaaaaaaaaaaaaaaccctcaaaattcaTTGACATCAGTTTTGTCTTGATTACTTGATTTTGTATTGTATTTCTGGGACCAAAAAAATTTTGCAGTCTTTTTTTATGTAGGACAGAAGTTTGAAGAGATAGAAAGATAGTGTTTATGGCAGATTTCTGTTCTTCTGTATATTAAACTCCTCAGGCTGCTGGTAAGGCAGTTTCTAGGGCACACTTTTTTTCCGTCTTTATGTTTCTTGCTAGTGTAGACGTGGTATGTGTAAATACTTCATTCTCTGCTTCATAATTCTAATATGAACACTATACTATTGGTAGACACATAAGctgaattgtatattttagtTACTTGGCCTAATCGAGCATAACCAAAGGGAGGTTTTTTTGTACTTGCCTCAAACTAAGTGTATCGGCCACATTTCACATCTTTTCCAAATATGTAGAATTGTGAAGCAAGTTCTCTGCCTACACTAGAAACATAGGGTGTGTATAGGTTGTCATTTCAGTGTAGAATATTTGGAGAAACCATTCAGTCTCTCCTTTTTTAAACTGTTAAACATTCTGTCACAGTTCATCACTCCAGTTTGTTACTTTCTTGAGACTagtgcatttttgtttttgttataatGCTTACTATTATAATATGTTTTGGTCATTGGAAACAAAACAGCTCAGAGTCGTGATGTAATACAATAACATAATCGTCATTTTGCTTCAAGGAATTTAATTAGATAGCCAAATAACCACTCTTTGTTGATTACCTTTGTAGGGCTTTTGTCTTACTCTCTCTCCATGACCATTACTGGAAATGTCTGACAGTGAAGCACATACAATAGAGCACTTGTTAACTTAATCCTCCTGCATAATGCACTCCTGAAAAGTAGTGCTTGCTACATGGTTGAAGATCTTATGATCCATGTGCTGGGGctctttgagttatttgtaaaataaatatttagttccAGTTGATACAGTGAGTTTTCTGGGCTGACAGTATCAAGCCCCTATCTACTGCAAGTGTAATCTTGACTGCCCCCCACCTTAAGTCAGAGGAGATGTAGAATTTAGGACACTTTGAGACATTACATTGTAAAATAGCTTGTTTTCTGTTCCTAAAGCTATCTTGTTCTGTGTTATAGCTACTAATCATCTCAAtgtaagttttaaataaatgtatttctttagaGCTGATTTGCactgtgatttttccttttgaactCTGCACCATTGAATGTAATTGCTTTCTTCCTCCCCTCTTATTCCCTTCAGTCATGCAACCCTTGGCTCCCTTAAGTTGAACATTTTCCAGTACTCTTACAAGTTTAAACActgcatttatttaaaagaaagaattcttATTGCTTGCTTAGACTTTTTATTAGCTAAATGAAGAGGCTCATACAGGTAGGGTACTTGTCGAGGCGGAATGCCTTACTTCATCGCGCAGTGCTAACCCTGTGAAGTTACCTCGTCTAGCTGCGTATTCCTCAACGTTGGCCAGCCCTGGTACCACACAGCAGCTCAGAGCGCTGCGGTATATACTCATGTCGTGAGCATCATACCACTCTTCGCTCTTTTCATCATAGCACTCAACATTAAAGGTGGTGGTAAAGCCATTAAAGCCACCCACCACAAACAAGAGGTCGTCTACCACCCCGATACCAAAATTGCTACGAGGAGTAAACATAGTGGGGATTGTGCGCCAGATGTTAGCCGCTGGGCTGTAGACTTCTGCACTCCTAAGTCGATTAGCTCCGTCAAAGCCGCCTACCTGTGGACAGCGGAGGAAACACAGCTGGCTGTTAACCATCGCTTCTGTTTGCTGGGGATGCCCTCTTCGGGGGTTGGCGGGGGACCAGTGATTTCATACCTCCCTCTTCCACTATCTTCCATGGAAAGAAGCTTTCGGATTCTTCCCAGTGGTAGTGTAAACCTATTTGCTCATAGGAAATCTAGGGCTATAATTTTTGTTGTACAAAAGGAACTCACCGCATATACGTGTTCTCCATAAGCAATTACGCCTATTCCACTCCTCCTACTTCTCATGGGTGCTATGACTGTCCACTGATTACTCTCAGCGTTGTACACTTCTGCCGTTGACAGGCATTCGTTTCCGTTAAACCCACCACATATGTAGACCTGTGTGAAGAGAGTTCCAAGATTATTAAAACTGGGGAGTAGAAAGAAAGGGTGTGTATATGCtggtggctgggggcaggggacacTTCTGATGCCAGTCTTCAGTCTGAGTTTCTTTTTTCCACGTGCGCGTGCGTCgctttttaataagtaaaatcagaaaagatAGTCATTTGATGAAGGAGTTAGTGTTGCAGAGTGAATACTGCCAATACTGCCACTTCTGTTTTCCATCCATTATTTCCAGGCCTGTTTGCTTTCACATCTCCTAACCCCAGCTTCCCCCGGGGTCTTACCTTTCCATGGAGTGTCGTGGCGCTCGCATCACTCCTCTGTTCATGCATGGGGGCAATGAGTGTCCATTGGTTGGTCTCTGGCTCATAACGTTCAGCAGTGTTGAGACGCACGTAGCCATCAAATCCTCCCATGGCGTAAATAAAATTACCGAGGACTGTCACGCTGACGTAGCAACGCTTGGAGTGCATCGGGGACACCTGGTGCCATGTTTTCTTGACTGGGTTAAAACGCTTGACACTATTGAAATAGTCTATACTATCGAACCCCCCAATGATATAAACATAGCCTTTCAAATAAGCTGTCCCATGGTAGGCACGAGGACTCTCTTCCTCACAAGTGACGTTCAGCCATCTATCTGCCCGAGCATCATATGCCTCAATGGTATTGGTGGGGCTCCCACCGCTCCAGCCACCAATTGCAAATAGGATGGCGTAGGGCAGGCGGGGCCTGGTGAGTGGGTTGGTGAAGTCCGAATTAGAAGATCCGTTCATGTTTAGGTCATACATGGCCTTCAGTGCGTTAATGATGACTGGCTTGCATTCCTCGCTGTCTTTGACATAGTCGTTCATCTTAACGTTGGTCATGAAGTATTCAGCATGCATCAGACCCAGGCGAACCTAAGAAGGACATAGAGAAAGTCATTCAGATGAGGTATGGTGTCTGGAAAACCCGTGTCCTTAAGCCCGCAGTTTTACAGTCTCCTCTGAACACAGTAGGATcatgttttgtttcgtttttgtaACTTACAGCTCACAgtttaaatatttgtgttttggAGGTGGTATACGTTGGATGCTGAGAATGAGCGAGATAGAAGCCGCCTCAGATGGTCACAGAGCTAGTCCATTCCTTGGCCCCTGGACAGGACTATTAGACCAGAAAAAGCCGTGGTCATTGTTCAGTAATTGGATATCTATGTCTCTATATGTAAAATAACATGAATTAGCACCAAATGGCTACAACTGAGGGCAATACTCATGATCTGGTTTCTTGTCCAGCTCCTGTTTTGGTTGGGGAAACTCACAGAAGGAAAGGGGTGAGAGGAAGACCCTTTAGAATTCTTTTGAAGGCctgccctctccttcccccactacCAGGGAGAATCTTGGTCAAAGAGAATATCACTGGAGCAGAAGGAACTAGCAATGTCAAGGGCAAAGAAAATTGCAAAATTCCAGAGAATAGCAGGGGATGCCTTCTGTAGATGTACATATGTGAGTATATGTAAGTATAACTGCAGCCTCGGAATCTGTCAAACATCTGAGTATGGCTCTTGGGACAATCCCTCTGGGATAAATGAATCAAAAGTGAGCAAttaagggaattctctggcagcccagtggttaggactccaagcttccactgcaggggcatgggttcgatccctggttgtggaac
The genomic region above belongs to Phocoena phocoena chromosome 19, mPhoPho1.1, whole genome shotgun sequence and contains:
- the KLHL10 gene encoding kelch-like protein 10 is translated as MEMESTAASTGFHQPHMERKMSAMTCEIFNELRLEGKLCDVVIKVNGFEFNAHKNILCSCSSYFRALFTSGWNNIEKKVYNIPGITPDMMKLIIEYAYTRTVPITPDNMENLLVAADQFNIMGIVRACCEFLESELCLDNCIGICKFTDYIYCPELRRKTYTFILHNFEEMVKVSEEFLELSVTELKDIIEKDELNVKQEDAVFEAIVKWTSYDPQNRKQHISVLLPKVRLGLMHAEYFMTNVKMNDYVKDSEECKPVIINALKAMYDLNMNGSSNSDFTNPLTRPRLPYAILFAIGGWSGGSPTNTIEAYDARADRWLNVTCEEESPRAYHGTAYLKGYVYIIGGFDSIDYFNSVKRFNPVKKTWHQVSPMHSKRCYVSVTVLGNFIYAMGGFDGYVRLNTAERYEPETNQWTLIAPMHEQRSDASATTLHGKVYICGGFNGNECLSTAEVYNAESNQWTVIAPMRSRRSGIGVIAYGEHVYAVGGFDGANRLRSAEVYSPAANIWRTIPTMFTPRSNFGIGVVDDLLFVVGGFNGFTTTFNVECYDEKSEEWYDAHDMSIYRSALSCCVVPGLANVEEYAARRGNFTGLALRDEVRHSASTSTLPV